One stretch of Oceanimonas pelagia DNA includes these proteins:
- a CDS encoding DUF3108 domain-containing protein, whose amino-acid sequence MMLQKCLLAMAGLMMASTAAARDIEQLRAEFSVILNGDPTRGVNTLTIDRNRDQYHVHFSLRHWLLDVDQKASFGWQDCTARPDTFNYKAKALGVTREERLVFDQSTDMVLYQDKDGDKLLSAQGGVFDPVSFFFEARCDLMAGKQAFDYRVIRDGEIKATPFKVVGTEALRTGIGTLDTLIVERDRGDSKRKTRFWVAPELDYLLVQISHEENRQLAVTATLSKMAYRLAKVSSSAH is encoded by the coding sequence ATGATGTTGCAAAAATGCCTGCTGGCGATGGCCGGCCTGATGATGGCAAGCACCGCCGCCGCACGGGACATAGAGCAGCTGCGCGCCGAATTTTCGGTCATTCTCAACGGCGACCCCACCCGGGGGGTCAACACCCTGACCATAGATCGCAACCGGGATCAGTACCATGTGCACTTTTCCCTGCGCCACTGGCTGCTGGACGTGGATCAGAAGGCCAGTTTCGGCTGGCAGGATTGCACCGCCCGGCCCGACACCTTCAATTACAAGGCCAAGGCCCTGGGGGTTACCCGGGAAGAGCGGCTGGTGTTCGATCAGAGCACCGACATGGTGCTCTACCAGGACAAGGACGGCGACAAGCTGTTGTCGGCACAGGGGGGCGTGTTTGACCCGGTCAGCTTTTTCTTTGAGGCCCGCTGCGATCTGATGGCGGGCAAACAGGCCTTTGATTACAGGGTGATCCGCGACGGCGAAATCAAGGCCACCCCCTTCAAGGTGGTGGGTACCGAGGCGCTGCGCACCGGCATTGGCACCCTGGATACCCTGATCGTGGAGCGTGACCGGGGCGACAGCAAACGCAAAACCCGCTTCTGGGTGGCCCCCGAGCTCGACTACCTGCTGGTGCAGATCAGCCACGAGGAAAACCGCCAGCTGGCGGTGACCGCCACCCTCAGCAAGATGGCTTACCGGCTGGCAAAGGTGTCTTCCTCCGCGCACTGA
- a CDS encoding GGDEF domain-containing protein produces MINPLDYGRSQWRQILHDYSPVLRHDMSELVRAHSRALAVNFYQQMMEQPDARRFLEHEQVNRQLKASMTRWLEQVFSVQELTQVDEAVERQFEVGRVHARINLPISLVSAGARLHKKRLLEQVTQHWSGPGDWLQAATYLAEVIDLSIELMSLAFVSKADDKSRAAEAYRLHSLGLNLSVERERQRASLLDWSQELMFTLHQPGMSLQPLRQSEFGLWFYHQAVSVFEGAPELEKIEQILNQIDEQHLPALACVLEDRARLAEHMAALQQQLRAVSYVLSKLFDRFIELEHGRDTLTRLLDRRFLPAVLNREVRLAMRGGGTFSVVLFDVDHFKSINDNHGHKGGDLVLQQVAGLVAGSIRSSDFCFRYGGEELLVVLVEADAQNALKVADKIREKLMNSELELENQQSLKVTISGGVATFDGHPDYAQLIKRADEALYRAKAGGRNRCMAAG; encoded by the coding sequence ATGATAAATCCTCTTGATTATGGCCGGTCTCAGTGGCGGCAAATTCTTCACGACTACTCACCGGTACTGCGCCACGACATGAGCGAGCTGGTGCGGGCTCACAGCCGGGCGCTGGCGGTGAATTTCTATCAGCAAATGATGGAGCAGCCCGACGCCCGACGCTTTCTCGAACATGAGCAGGTCAACCGGCAACTGAAGGCATCCATGACCCGCTGGCTGGAGCAGGTGTTTTCGGTGCAGGAACTCACTCAGGTCGATGAGGCGGTGGAGCGTCAGTTTGAAGTGGGTCGGGTGCACGCCCGCATCAACCTGCCCATCAGCCTGGTCTCGGCCGGGGCCCGGTTGCATAAAAAGCGTCTGCTTGAGCAGGTAACGCAGCACTGGTCCGGCCCCGGTGATTGGCTGCAGGCGGCCACCTATCTGGCCGAGGTGATTGACCTGTCCATTGAGCTGATGAGCCTGGCATTTGTGTCCAAGGCGGATGATAAGAGCCGGGCGGCCGAGGCCTACCGGCTGCACAGCCTGGGGCTGAACCTGTCGGTGGAGCGGGAGCGGCAACGGGCGTCCTTGCTCGACTGGAGTCAGGAGCTGATGTTTACTCTGCATCAGCCCGGCATGTCATTGCAGCCGCTGCGTCAGTCCGAGTTCGGGCTCTGGTTTTACCATCAGGCGGTGTCGGTGTTTGAAGGTGCTCCCGAGCTTGAAAAAATCGAGCAGATTCTCAACCAGATTGATGAGCAGCATCTGCCGGCCCTGGCCTGCGTGCTGGAAGACAGAGCCCGGCTGGCAGAGCACATGGCCGCCCTGCAGCAACAGCTGCGCGCCGTGTCCTATGTGCTGAGCAAGCTGTTTGATCGCTTTATCGAACTTGAGCATGGCCGGGACACCCTCACCCGGCTGCTGGACCGGCGCTTTTTGCCGGCGGTGCTCAACCGGGAAGTGCGCCTGGCCATGCGTGGCGGCGGCACCTTCTCGGTGGTGCTGTTCGATGTGGATCATTTCAAATCCATTAACGATAACCACGGCCACAAGGGCGGTGACCTGGTATTGCAGCAGGTGGCGGGGCTGGTGGCCGGCAGTATACGCAGCAGTGACTTCTGCTTTCGCTACGGCGGTGAAGAGCTGCTGGTGGTGCTGGTGGAAGCGGATGCGCAAAATGCCCTGAAAGTGGCGGACAAAATTCGCGAAAAGCTGATGAACAGCGAGCTGGAGCTGGAAAATCAGCAGTCACTGAAAGTGACCATCAGTGGCGGTGTCGCCACCTTTGATGGTCATCCGGATTATGCGCAGCTTATCAAGCGGGCCGATGAGGCCCTGTACCGGGCCAAGGCCGGGGGCCGCAACCGCTGCATGGCTGCCGGCTGA
- a CDS encoding DEAD/DEAH box helicase translates to MSFASLGLNEKLVQAIHECGYTQPTPIQQQAIPLVLKGGDLLAGAQTGTGKTAGFGLPMLQRLSETQARPLANGRAPVRALVLTPTRELAAQVEENLRAYARHTNLRTLVMFGGVSINPQMKALGRKVDVVVATPGRLLDHVSQRSIDLSRIEMLVLDEADRMLDMGFIRDIRRILALLPRQRQNLLFSATFSDDIKALAEDLLNQPEHIEVARRNATAETIAQRFFEVDKGRKRALLSYHIGHHNWRQVLVFTRTKHGANRLAEQLSKDGLPAMAIHGNKSQGARTKALSEFKSGGIRVLVATDIAARGIDISELPHVVNYELPHVAEDYVHRIGRTGRAGSNGEALSLVSAEEKPLLKAIERLIKQTATLERVAGFEPDPNAPVTPLEDTRGGNRGRNGGGQRSGGQRNGGNGGQRNGQRAGGNRSGGNGQRSGQRANGNRSGDGDGPRAGAPRRRSRPQAEHSS, encoded by the coding sequence ATGTCATTTGCTTCCCTCGGCCTGAACGAAAAGCTCGTTCAAGCCATTCACGAATGTGGTTACACCCAGCCGACCCCCATTCAGCAGCAGGCCATTCCGCTGGTGCTGAAGGGCGGTGACCTGCTCGCCGGCGCCCAGACCGGCACCGGCAAGACCGCCGGCTTCGGCCTGCCCATGCTGCAGCGCCTGAGCGAAACCCAGGCCCGCCCCCTGGCCAACGGCCGGGCGCCGGTGCGCGCTCTGGTGCTCACGCCCACCCGCGAGCTGGCCGCCCAGGTGGAAGAAAACCTGCGCGCTTATGCCAGGCACACCAACCTGCGCACCCTGGTGATGTTCGGCGGCGTCAGCATCAACCCGCAAATGAAAGCCCTGGGCCGCAAGGTGGACGTGGTGGTGGCCACCCCGGGCCGGCTGCTGGATCACGTGTCCCAGCGCTCCATCGATCTGTCCCGCATTGAGATGCTGGTGCTGGATGAGGCGGATCGCATGCTCGACATGGGTTTTATTCGCGACATTCGCCGCATTCTGGCGCTGCTGCCCAGACAACGGCAGAACCTGCTGTTTTCCGCCACCTTCTCCGACGACATCAAGGCCCTGGCCGAAGATCTGCTGAACCAGCCCGAGCACATTGAAGTGGCCCGCCGCAACGCCACCGCCGAGACCATTGCCCAGCGCTTTTTTGAGGTGGACAAGGGCCGCAAGCGCGCCCTGCTCAGCTACCATATCGGCCATCACAACTGGCGTCAGGTGCTGGTGTTTACCCGCACCAAGCACGGCGCCAACCGCCTGGCCGAACAGCTGAGCAAGGACGGCCTGCCGGCCATGGCCATTCACGGCAACAAGAGCCAGGGTGCCCGCACCAAGGCCCTGAGCGAGTTCAAGAGCGGCGGCATTCGCGTGCTGGTGGCCACCGACATCGCCGCCCGCGGCATCGACATCAGCGAGCTGCCCCACGTGGTCAACTATGAGCTGCCCCATGTGGCGGAAGACTATGTGCACCGCATTGGCCGCACCGGCCGGGCCGGCAGCAACGGCGAAGCGCTGTCGCTGGTGAGCGCCGAGGAAAAACCGCTGTTGAAGGCCATTGAAAGGCTCATCAAGCAGACCGCCACGCTGGAGCGGGTGGCCGGTTTCGAGCCCGATCCCAACGCCCCGGTGACTCCCCTTGAAGACACCCGCGGCGGCAACCGTGGCCGTAATGGTGGCGGCCAGCGCTCTGGCGGTCAGCGCAATGGTGGTAATGGGGGCCAACGCAATGGCCAGCGTGCCGGTGGCAACCGCAGCGGCGGCAACGGCCAACGCAGCGGTCAGCGTGCCAATGGCAACCGCAGCGGTGACGGCGACGGCCCGCGCGCCGGTGCCCCCCGCCGCCGCTCACGCCCTCAGGCCGAGCACAGCAGCTGA
- a CDS encoding ChaN family lipoprotein, which produces MRSLITVLLTLALLGCQAEATPPATLFDYRLLDDQGRPVSLAEAAGRLDRADVIMVGELHGHAGVHRFQAELLAQLLTRPRPLALAMEQFSRDRQTEVNAYLAGELGEDAFIERADAWPGYRRDYRPLVELAKAAGIPVLAANAPRAIVRCIGHEGPDYLNRLPASHRGWVAERLTLDNDAYKARFMASRFHGQAPTDHQFAAQTSWDDTMAESIARYLERHPGHRVMLTVGRFHIDEGLGTAQRLARRNPNLSIALIYPVLPGETAPPGWTLRVQALPTPRLKGEPLPKINMSTPECR; this is translated from the coding sequence ATGCGCTCCCTGATCACAGTGCTGCTCACCCTGGCGCTGCTTGGCTGCCAGGCCGAGGCCACTCCGCCCGCCACCCTGTTTGACTACCGCTTGCTGGATGACCAGGGTCGCCCGGTCTCGCTGGCCGAGGCCGCCGGGCGGCTGGATCGGGCCGATGTGATCATGGTGGGCGAGCTGCATGGCCATGCCGGCGTGCACCGCTTTCAGGCCGAGCTGCTGGCGCAGTTGCTGACCCGGCCCCGGCCGCTGGCACTGGCCATGGAGCAGTTCAGCCGCGACAGGCAGACCGAGGTGAATGCCTACCTGGCCGGTGAGCTGGGCGAGGACGCCTTTATCGAGCGGGCGGATGCCTGGCCCGGTTACCGTCGCGACTACCGGCCGCTGGTGGAGCTGGCCAAAGCCGCGGGCATTCCGGTGCTGGCCGCCAATGCGCCCCGGGCCATCGTGCGCTGCATTGGCCACGAAGGACCGGATTACCTGAACCGGCTGCCGGCCAGCCACCGGGGCTGGGTGGCCGAGCGACTGACCCTGGACAACGACGCCTACAAGGCCCGCTTTATGGCCAGCCGCTTTCACGGCCAGGCTCCCACCGACCACCAGTTCGCCGCCCAGACCAGCTGGGACGACACCATGGCCGAAAGCATTGCCCGCTACCTCGAGCGTCACCCCGGCCACCGGGTGATGCTGACCGTGGGCCGCTTTCATATCGATGAGGGCCTGGGCACCGCCCAGCGTCTGGCCCGGCGCAACCCCAACCTCAGCATCGCACTGATTTACCCGGTGCTGCCCGGCGAAACTGCGCCGCCGGGCTGGACGCTCAGGGTGCAGGCCCTGCCCACGCCCCGGCTGAAGGGCGAACCCCTGCCGAAGATCAACATGAGCACGCCCGAGTGCCGCTAG
- a CDS encoding glycerophosphoryl diester phosphodiesterase produces MKLCGHRGVAALAPENTLAGLRAADALGLKWVEIDVQLSRDDEVVLIHDATVNRCSNGRGRVRELTWPELARLDAGGWFGAEFAGEPLPRLADYLSLAGTLGMSVNIELKMNPGADPERLSRRVSKVVNEQLMPAGALLFSSFAPACLAHLRQLAPAITRGLLVERLPPDWHAQLLRLGCVALHCNQRYLTQRQARAVKAAGFLLHCYTVNDPDRMRTLDHWGVDMVFTDDPRGYHAG; encoded by the coding sequence ATGAAGCTTTGCGGCCACCGGGGCGTGGCGGCGCTGGCGCCGGAAAACACCCTGGCCGGCCTGCGCGCCGCAGATGCACTCGGCCTGAAGTGGGTGGAAATCGACGTGCAGCTCAGCCGCGATGATGAGGTGGTGCTGATCCACGACGCCACCGTCAACCGCTGCAGCAATGGCCGGGGCCGGGTGCGCGAACTCACCTGGCCGGAACTGGCCCGGCTGGATGCCGGCGGCTGGTTTGGCGCCGAGTTTGCCGGCGAGCCCCTGCCCCGGCTGGCGGATTACCTCTCCCTGGCCGGTACACTGGGCATGAGCGTGAACATTGAACTGAAAATGAATCCGGGAGCCGATCCCGAACGCCTGAGCCGGCGGGTAAGTAAGGTGGTTAACGAGCAGCTAATGCCCGCCGGCGCCCTGCTGTTTTCCAGCTTTGCCCCCGCCTGCCTGGCTCACCTGCGGCAACTGGCCCCGGCCATTACCCGCGGCCTGCTGGTGGAGCGGCTGCCCCCCGACTGGCACGCACAATTGCTGCGACTGGGCTGCGTGGCGTTACACTGCAACCAGCGCTACCTGACCCAACGCCAGGCCCGGGCCGTCAAGGCCGCCGGTTTTTTGCTGCACTGCTATACCGTGAACGACCCCGACCGTATGCGCACGCTTGACCACTGGGGCGTGGACATGGTCTTTACCGACGATCCGCGCGGGTATCACGCCGGCTGA
- a CDS encoding DMT family transporter translates to MNAYLLLTLAIAAEVVATTALKAAAGFTRPGPSLLVVAGYGLAFWLLGLVVKTVPVGIAYAIWSGAGIVLVTLLAVLFYRQMPDLPAMLGMALIIAGVAVIQLWSRTGGH, encoded by the coding sequence ATGAATGCATATCTGCTGCTGACTCTGGCCATTGCCGCGGAAGTGGTGGCCACCACGGCCCTCAAGGCCGCCGCCGGCTTTACCCGGCCGGGGCCGTCGCTGCTGGTGGTGGCCGGTTATGGCCTGGCCTTCTGGCTGCTGGGGCTGGTGGTGAAAACCGTGCCGGTGGGCATCGCCTACGCCATCTGGTCCGGCGCCGGCATCGTGCTGGTGACCCTGCTGGCGGTGCTGTTTTACCGGCAGATGCCGGATCTGCCGGCCATGCTCGGCATGGCGCTGATCATTGCCGGTGTGGCGGTGATCCAGTTGTGGTCCAGGACCGGGGGACACTGA
- a CDS encoding hybrid sensor histidine kinase/response regulator — MMQGWTVINIALAYLGVLFLLAWLGDQPRMGNRIRRFRPLLYSLSLAVYCTSWSFFGTVGQASTDGWTYFTIYLGPILMFTLGGRFIARLIDVAKREHITSIADFIAARYGKSQRLAVFITLIAIVGVLPYIALQLKAIVMGLNLMAPDVVAGAGRNAGEVALMVTLLFTLFILLFGTRHIDATEHQRGVMVAIAAESVVKLVAFIVVGGFALWLILAFPNQQRVMVTEDFIRSLSVVSGGHLLDIGVYTLLSMSAIICLPRQFHVAVVEHHGPADLRWARRIFPVYLLLFGLLVLPLSLAGQQWLSAGTSPDTYVISLPLDLGHPNLAMLAFIGGASAATGMMIISTIALAIMISNDLVLPMILRRRQLQGAGFEDVAQLLLNVRRTAIMVIMATAWLVFLWLGDISSLSRIGYLSFAAIAQFAPALVLGLLWRGGNRRGAYWGLSLGMLMWLLNLMAETGLFAGDASTNVVLWLLTPPTVGWLAEMSPVTWGILLSLLCNLAGYLAGSWLSVPSVSERFQAAAFVGRPHKDDDDVYRAKVTVRDLEQLASRFVGEARVKRAFARYAGEQGTLEGSMQAPASLIRHTERVLAGVFGTSSARLVLASAVQGRSMELDELATIVDEAGDVFRFNRGLLQGAIEHISLGISVVDKELRLVAWNRRYLELFQYPPGLIRVGRPIADIIRHNAGQGLCGPGDVDQHVSRRVAFMKAGSRHVSARTRPDGRVIEVQGNPMPGGGFVMTFNDITTFRQAEQVLKDANVMLEQRVAERTRELSTVNEQLLAANRQAELANASKSRFLAAVSHDLMQPLNAAKLFASSWLETSSDDESRRLAGHIDRSLTAAEELIGDLLDMSRLESGKLTAKPQDFAIEELFDTLKAEFGVLAEQQGGAFSVVGSRLGVHSDPRLLRRILQNFLTNALRYSAGGHIVLGLRRAGEQVRIEVWDNGPGIPADKLDLIFDEFTRLEAGQRHQQGLGLGLAIAQGLAGILGHRLGVRSREGRGSVFSITLPRAHRPPGAGVPVPVAVAGGGNRLAGLKILCIDNEADILTAMNSLLGRWGCEVRLAGGGDEARALCRDGFSPQVILSDYHLDDGENGVSAINMLRLEFGRIPAVVISADRQPELQQQLQQQDLGYLSKPVKPLKLRALLQHLVKGG; from the coding sequence ATGATGCAGGGCTGGACCGTAATCAATATCGCACTGGCCTACCTGGGGGTGCTGTTTCTGCTGGCCTGGCTGGGGGATCAGCCGCGCATGGGCAACCGCATTCGGCGCTTCAGGCCTCTGCTCTACAGCCTGTCGCTGGCGGTGTACTGTACCTCCTGGAGCTTTTTCGGCACCGTGGGTCAGGCCAGCACCGACGGCTGGACCTATTTCACCATTTATCTCGGCCCCATTCTGATGTTCACCCTGGGCGGGCGTTTTATCGCCCGGCTGATCGACGTGGCCAAGCGCGAGCACATTACCTCCATTGCCGACTTTATCGCCGCCCGCTACGGCAAGTCCCAGCGGCTGGCGGTGTTCATCACCCTGATCGCCATCGTGGGTGTGCTGCCCTACATCGCCCTGCAGCTCAAGGCCATCGTCATGGGGCTGAACCTGATGGCGCCGGACGTGGTGGCCGGCGCCGGCCGCAACGCCGGCGAGGTGGCGTTGATGGTGACCCTGCTGTTTACCCTGTTTATTCTGCTGTTCGGCACTCGCCATATCGACGCCACCGAGCACCAGCGCGGGGTCATGGTGGCCATTGCCGCCGAGTCGGTGGTCAAGCTGGTGGCCTTTATCGTGGTGGGCGGATTTGCGCTCTGGCTGATCCTGGCCTTTCCCAACCAGCAGCGGGTGATGGTAACCGAGGACTTTATTCGCTCCCTGAGTGTGGTCAGCGGCGGTCACCTGCTTGACATCGGCGTGTATACCCTGCTGTCGATGAGCGCCATTATCTGCCTGCCGCGCCAGTTTCACGTGGCAGTGGTGGAGCACCATGGTCCGGCGGATCTGCGCTGGGCCCGGCGCATTTTTCCGGTGTATCTGCTGTTGTTTGGCCTGCTGGTGCTGCCGTTGTCGCTGGCGGGGCAGCAGTGGCTGTCGGCGGGCACCTCGCCCGATACCTATGTGATCAGCCTCCCCCTGGATCTGGGGCACCCTAATCTGGCCATGCTGGCCTTTATCGGCGGCGCCTCGGCCGCCACCGGCATGATGATCATTTCCACCATCGCCCTGGCCATCATGATCAGCAACGATCTGGTGCTGCCGATGATCCTGCGCCGGCGCCAGCTGCAGGGGGCCGGCTTTGAGGACGTGGCCCAGCTGCTGCTCAATGTGCGCCGTACCGCCATTATGGTGATCATGGCCACCGCCTGGCTGGTGTTTCTGTGGCTGGGCGACATCAGCAGCCTGTCGCGCATCGGTTACCTCAGCTTTGCCGCCATCGCCCAGTTTGCCCCGGCGCTGGTGCTGGGGTTGCTGTGGCGCGGCGGCAACCGCCGCGGTGCCTACTGGGGACTGAGCCTGGGCATGCTGATGTGGCTGCTCAACCTGATGGCGGAAACCGGGCTGTTTGCCGGCGACGCCAGCACCAACGTGGTGCTCTGGCTGCTGACGCCGCCGACTGTGGGCTGGCTGGCCGAGATGAGCCCGGTGACCTGGGGCATTCTGCTCAGCCTGCTGTGCAACCTGGCCGGCTACCTGGCGGGCTCCTGGCTGTCGGTGCCTTCGGTGAGCGAGCGCTTTCAGGCCGCCGCCTTTGTGGGACGTCCCCACAAGGATGACGACGATGTGTACCGGGCCAAGGTGACGGTGCGGGATCTGGAGCAGCTGGCGTCGCGTTTTGTGGGCGAGGCCAGAGTCAAGCGGGCCTTTGCCCGCTATGCCGGCGAGCAGGGCACCCTGGAAGGCAGCATGCAGGCCCCGGCCAGCCTTATCCGCCATACCGAGCGGGTGCTGGCCGGGGTGTTCGGCACCTCGTCGGCCCGGCTGGTGCTGGCGTCGGCGGTGCAGGGCCGCTCCATGGAGCTGGACGAGCTGGCCACCATCGTCGACGAAGCCGGCGATGTGTTCCGTTTTAACCGGGGCCTGCTGCAGGGCGCCATCGAGCACATCAGCCTGGGCATTTCGGTGGTGGACAAGGAGTTGCGGCTGGTGGCCTGGAACCGGCGCTACCTGGAGCTGTTCCAGTATCCGCCCGGGCTGATCCGGGTGGGCCGGCCCATTGCCGACATTATTCGTCACAACGCCGGGCAGGGCCTGTGCGGCCCCGGCGATGTGGACCAGCATGTGTCCCGGCGGGTGGCCTTTATGAAGGCGGGCAGCCGCCATGTGTCGGCGCGCACCCGGCCCGACGGCCGGGTGATCGAGGTGCAGGGCAATCCCATGCCCGGCGGTGGCTTTGTGATGACCTTTAACGACATCACCACCTTTCGCCAGGCCGAGCAGGTGCTGAAAGACGCCAACGTCATGCTGGAGCAGCGGGTGGCGGAACGCACCCGCGAGCTGTCGACGGTGAACGAGCAACTGCTGGCGGCCAACCGCCAGGCGGAGCTGGCCAATGCCTCCAAGAGCCGTTTTCTGGCGGCGGTCAGCCACGATCTGATGCAGCCGCTCAACGCCGCCAAGCTGTTTGCCTCGTCCTGGCTGGAAACCTCCAGTGACGATGAAAGCCGGCGGTTGGCTGGCCATATCGACCGCTCCCTGACGGCGGCAGAAGAGCTGATCGGCGATTTGCTTGACATGTCCCGGCTGGAGTCGGGCAAGCTCACCGCCAAACCCCAGGATTTTGCCATTGAGGAGTTGTTCGACACCCTCAAGGCCGAGTTCGGGGTGCTGGCTGAACAGCAGGGGGGCGCGTTTTCGGTGGTGGGCAGCCGGCTTGGGGTGCACAGCGATCCCCGGTTGTTGCGGCGCATATTGCAGAACTTTCTCACCAATGCCCTGCGTTACAGCGCCGGCGGCCACATTGTGCTGGGGCTGCGGCGGGCCGGCGAGCAGGTGCGCATAGAGGTGTGGGACAACGGTCCCGGCATTCCCGCCGACAAGCTGGATCTGATCTTTGACGAGTTTACCCGGCTGGAAGCGGGCCAGCGCCATCAGCAGGGCCTGGGCCTGGGCCTGGCCATCGCCCAGGGGCTGGCGGGCATTCTGGGCCACCGGCTCGGGGTGCGGTCAAGGGAAGGCAGGGGCTCGGTATTCAGCATTACCCTGCCGCGGGCTCACCGGCCGCCCGGCGCCGGAGTGCCCGTGCCGGTGGCGGTGGCCGGCGGCGGCAACCGGCTGGCCGGGCTGAAGATACTGTGTATCGACAACGAGGCCGACATTCTCACCGCCATGAACAGCCTGCTGGGGCGCTGGGGCTGCGAGGTGCGTCTGGCCGGCGGTGGCGATGAGGCCAGGGCGTTGTGCCGTGACGGTTTTTCGCCTCAGGTGATCCTCTCCGATTATCATTTGGACGACGGCGAAAACGGGGTCTCGGCGATCAACATGCTGCGGCTGGAGTTTGGCCGCATTCCGGCGGTGGTGATCAGCGCCGACCGCCAGCCCGAGTTGCAGCAGCAACTGCAGCAGCAGGATCTCGGTTACCTGAGCAAGCCGGTCAAGCCGCTGAAGCTGCGGGCACTGTTGCAGCATTTGGTGAAGGGGGGATAA
- a CDS encoding response regulator transcription factor: protein MDTGYSIIIADDHPLFRNALHQAVQLAVQGARLQEVDSIDNLLQLLASTDEVDLLLLDLKMPGASGFSGLTRLRALYPALPVVVVSASEEAAVVQQAMRLGAVGFIPKSAPMATLVSALNTVLEGDGWFPEGISPDDAPEDDMAERLASLTPQQFKVLTMLSEGKLNKQIAYELEVSEATIKAHVTAIFRKLGVKNRTQAVIALSQLEGGEF from the coding sequence ATGGACACGGGTTACAGCATTATTATTGCCGATGACCACCCCCTGTTTCGCAACGCCCTGCATCAGGCCGTGCAACTGGCGGTGCAGGGCGCCCGCCTGCAGGAAGTGGACAGCATCGACAACCTGTTGCAGTTGCTGGCGAGCACCGACGAGGTCGACCTGCTGCTGCTGGATCTGAAAATGCCCGGCGCCAGCGGTTTTTCCGGCCTGACCCGGCTGCGCGCCCTGTATCCGGCGCTGCCGGTGGTAGTGGTGTCGGCCAGCGAGGAAGCCGCCGTGGTGCAGCAGGCCATGCGCCTGGGGGCGGTGGGCTTTATTCCCAAGTCGGCGCCCATGGCCACCCTGGTGAGCGCGCTCAACACCGTGCTGGAGGGCGACGGCTGGTTTCCCGAAGGCATCAGCCCGGACGACGCCCCCGAAGATGACATGGCCGAGCGCCTGGCCAGCCTCACCCCCCAGCAGTTCAAGGTGCTCACCATGCTGTCGGAAGGCAAGCTCAACAAGCAGATTGCCTACGAGCTGGAGGTGTCGGAAGCCACCATCAAGGCCCATGTCACCGCCATTTTCCGCAAGCTCGGGGTCAAGAACCGCACCCAGGCGGTGATCGCCCTGTCGCAACTGGAAGGTGGCGAGTTCTGA
- a CDS encoding 3-phenylpropionate MFS transporter: MAPAYWLSLFFALYYFGYGTFLPFWALWLEHAGATAGLIGLLLGLGMAVRCVGILGVMSRVRAARHLLPVMQGLSLLSLLGFAAFYGWQSSTGLLVLTVLVNLIYPALIPLSEAMASRYIVQIQLDYGQTRLWGSAAFIAANLVVGLLDERLGSQWILHSMVMSLGLMLLLSLTRPQPLPAEQPASRAGEGIGRVLRRPGVGRFLLITALLQGSHAFYYGFSALYWQQQGYSTSVIGYLWGLGVLAEILVFAGDRKWLGHLGARPLLLAGLCCALCRWLILGATTELVWLVLAQLLHAGSFGLSHLGAVRFISRELDEGAVFGAQALYASISLGMVSGVVLMVSGPLYGQFGGHTFWLMAAMVLPVAWLLARPLLKEQKQP, translated from the coding sequence ATGGCGCCCGCATACTGGCTTTCACTGTTTTTTGCCCTGTATTACTTCGGCTACGGCACCTTTCTGCCCTTCTGGGCGCTGTGGCTGGAGCATGCCGGCGCCACGGCGGGGCTGATTGGCCTGCTGCTGGGGCTGGGCATGGCGGTGCGCTGCGTGGGCATTCTCGGGGTAATGAGCCGGGTGCGGGCGGCCCGTCACCTGCTGCCGGTGATGCAGGGGCTGAGTCTGCTCAGCCTGCTGGGCTTTGCCGCCTTTTACGGCTGGCAGTCGAGCACCGGGCTGCTGGTGCTGACGGTGCTGGTCAACCTGATCTACCCGGCGCTTATTCCCCTCAGCGAGGCCATGGCCAGCCGCTATATTGTGCAAATTCAGCTCGACTACGGCCAGACCCGACTGTGGGGATCGGCGGCCTTTATTGCCGCCAACCTGGTGGTGGGCCTGCTCGACGAGCGGCTGGGCAGCCAGTGGATTTTGCACAGCATGGTGATGTCGCTCGGGCTGATGCTGTTGCTCAGCCTGACGCGGCCTCAGCCGCTGCCGGCGGAGCAGCCGGCCAGCCGGGCCGGCGAGGGCATCGGGCGTGTGCTGCGCCGCCCCGGGGTGGGGCGGTTTTTGCTGATCACCGCCCTGCTGCAGGGCAGCCACGCCTTTTACTACGGCTTCAGTGCCCTGTACTGGCAGCAGCAGGGGTACAGCACCAGTGTGATCGGTTATCTGTGGGGGCTGGGCGTGCTGGCGGAGATCCTGGTGTTTGCCGGCGATCGCAAGTGGCTCGGTCACCTGGGGGCCCGGCCCCTGCTGCTGGCCGGCCTGTGTTGTGCCCTGTGCCGCTGGCTGATACTGGGCGCCACCACCGAACTGGTGTGGCTGGTGCTGGCCCAGCTGCTGCACGCGGGCAGCTTCGGGCTCAGCCACCTGGGGGCGGTGCGCTTTATCAGCCGGGAACTGGATGAGGGCGCGGTTTTTGGCGCGCAGGCCTTGTATGCGTCCATTTCTCTCGGCATGGTGTCGGGAGTCGTGCTGATGGTGTCGGGCCCGCTCTACGGGCAGTTTGGCGGGCACACTTTCTGGTTAATGGCGGCGATGGTGCTGCCGGTGGCCTGGCTGCTGGCCAGGCCCCTGTTGAAGGAGCAAAAGCAGCCATGA